One window of the Runella slithyformis DSM 19594 genome contains the following:
- a CDS encoding polysaccharide biosynthesis/export family protein, which translates to MRLTFLFILFCFQVLAQKSAPDTLKTNQTIITNHFGLPRDTSVYRIKIGDKLRIQNLNALEIIYPQGGNLSVGTSPMTNGQAGSSPAYVATVDLKGQIILPQIGRAKVAGLTKAEVVAEIERRYEQLINNPVFDVEIINLRIKVLGAVSRQGVIILEEEKITLGEVIALSGGIDFTTADNTIKLIRTRSGMQQAINYDVRNLNDPTVANIPIFDGDYVFIPPSKSSLQVVKTQKISSILQPVALTLNAIAILLGLYITISRN; encoded by the coding sequence ATGCGCTTAACATTCTTATTTATACTCTTTTGTTTTCAGGTTTTGGCCCAAAAAAGTGCCCCGGATACCCTAAAAACGAATCAAACTATCATTACCAATCATTTTGGCCTCCCAAGAGATACTTCAGTGTATCGGATCAAAATCGGTGATAAACTCCGCATTCAAAACCTGAATGCCCTTGAGATCATTTACCCGCAGGGAGGAAACCTCTCGGTAGGAACCTCCCCCATGACGAACGGGCAAGCAGGGAGCTCACCGGCATACGTGGCAACGGTAGACTTAAAAGGCCAAATCATTTTGCCCCAAATAGGAAGAGCCAAAGTAGCCGGGCTCACCAAAGCGGAAGTGGTGGCAGAAATAGAACGACGCTATGAACAACTCATCAACAACCCCGTTTTTGACGTTGAAATCATCAATCTACGCATCAAAGTGCTTGGAGCCGTTTCCCGGCAGGGAGTCATTATATTGGAAGAAGAAAAAATTACCCTTGGTGAAGTCATTGCCCTATCCGGTGGCATTGACTTTACTACCGCCGACAACACCATAAAACTGATTCGTACCCGCTCCGGTATGCAGCAGGCAATAAACTACGACGTTCGAAATTTAAACGACCCTACTGTAGCCAACATCCCGATTTTTGACGGTGATTACGTTTTTATACCCCCATCCAAAAGCAGTTTACAGGTAGTAAAAACCCAAAAGATATCCAGTATTCTCCAACCGGTAGCACTGACCCTTAATGCGATAGCGATCTTATTGGGTCTTTACATAACCATCAGCAGGAATTAA
- the hemB gene encoding porphobilinogen synthase, which translates to MNYSIIRRPRRNRQSEAIRALVQETTVSVNDLIYPMFLLDGQGIKSEVKSMPGIYRYSLDTLLEELKEVTDLGIKCIDLFPNYAEDKKDKYATESYREGTFYLDALKAVKDHFPELALMTDIAMDPYSSDGHDGLVENGKILNDETLEILGKMAVAQARAGADILGPSDMMDGRVGYIRQALDAEGFTNVSIMSYSVKFASAFYGPFRDALDSAPRFGDKKTYQMNPANVREALIEAALDYEEGADFLMVKPALAYLDVIKTLDQNFDLPIAAYNVSGEYAMLKAAAQNGWLDGDRAMLETLLSIRRAGAKIILTYFAKEFALLQA; encoded by the coding sequence ATGAACTACTCCATCATTCGCCGTCCGCGTCGCAATCGACAATCGGAGGCCATTCGAGCTTTGGTTCAGGAAACGACCGTTTCCGTCAATGACCTTATCTATCCCATGTTTCTTCTGGATGGGCAAGGCATCAAAAGTGAGGTCAAATCCATGCCGGGTATTTACCGTTATTCGCTGGATACACTGTTGGAAGAACTGAAAGAAGTCACAGACTTAGGCATCAAATGCATTGATCTGTTTCCCAATTATGCCGAAGATAAGAAAGATAAATATGCCACCGAGAGCTATCGGGAAGGCACATTTTATCTGGACGCGCTGAAAGCGGTAAAAGATCACTTTCCGGAGTTGGCCTTGATGACCGACATTGCTATGGACCCGTACAGCAGCGACGGCCACGATGGATTGGTGGAAAACGGTAAAATTCTAAACGACGAAACCCTTGAGATTCTGGGGAAAATGGCCGTTGCGCAGGCACGCGCCGGCGCTGATATTCTGGGGCCAAGCGATATGATGGACGGGCGCGTTGGCTACATCCGCCAAGCCTTGGATGCCGAAGGCTTTACCAACGTCAGCATCATGTCGTACTCCGTCAAATTTGCCAGCGCCTTTTACGGTCCTTTCCGCGATGCGCTGGATTCGGCTCCGCGTTTCGGCGATAAAAAAACCTATCAGATGAATCCCGCCAACGTGCGCGAAGCCCTCATCGAAGCCGCCTTGGATTATGAAGAAGGAGCTGACTTTTTGATGGTCAAACCTGCACTCGCGTATTTGGATGTCATTAAGACCTTAGATCAGAATTTTGACCTGCCGATTGCGGCGTATAACGTATCCGGCGAATACGCAATGCTCAAAGCAGCGGCCCAAAACGGGTGGCTGGACGGAGACCGCGCCATGCTCGAAACACTGCTTTCGATTCGGAGAGCCGGCGCCAAAATTATCCTGACATACTTTGCCAAAGAATTTGCCCTTCTGCAAGCGTAA
- a CDS encoding tetratricopeptide repeat protein, with translation MSNKDTDSGLEFLESPEGLAGELTKFEKNLEKNRNIFFIVGGVIIAALAGWFGYHWYVSSQDEQAQAVLFNPVFAIEADSLNKALKGSGGNPGLLAIADEYSATPAGNLASFYAGTALLKQGKFDEAIERLKSFSSSDLLVQARAYSLIGDAYMEKNNAEEAISYYQKAVDYKPNAYFTPMYMIKLGIAYEKAKKNQEAIEVYGNLIEKYPQSSEVLNAKKFKGLLESAAE, from the coding sequence ATGAGCAACAAAGACACAGATTCCGGTTTAGAGTTCTTGGAAAGCCCTGAAGGCTTGGCGGGTGAGTTAACCAAATTCGAGAAAAATCTCGAAAAAAATCGTAATATCTTTTTTATTGTAGGTGGCGTAATAATTGCAGCTTTGGCAGGATGGTTTGGCTATCACTGGTACGTAAGCAGTCAGGACGAACAGGCACAAGCCGTTTTATTCAACCCTGTTTTTGCGATAGAAGCCGATTCTTTGAACAAAGCACTTAAAGGCAGCGGCGGGAACCCCGGCTTATTGGCCATTGCCGATGAATACAGTGCTACTCCTGCCGGAAATCTGGCCTCTTTTTATGCCGGTACCGCGCTTTTGAAACAGGGAAAATTTGACGAAGCCATTGAGCGTTTAAAATCATTCAGTTCTTCTGATCTGCTCGTTCAGGCACGCGCTTATTCACTCATCGGTGATGCCTATATGGAGAAAAACAACGCCGAAGAAGCCATAAGCTATTACCAAAAAGCCGTTGATTATAAGCCTAATGCGTATTTTACGCCTATGTACATGATCAAATTGGGAATCGCCTACGAGAAAGCGAAGAAAAATCAGGAAGCCATTGAAGTATATGGCAACCTCATCGAAAAATACCCGCAATCATCGGAAGTGCTGAATGCGAAGAAATTTAAGGGCTTGCTCGAAAGTGCAGCAGAGTAA
- a CDS encoding CPBP family glutamic-type intramembrane protease, with protein MKEEIYSKVMTYIFLLLMALFAVKWGVKIVFRNSSNRKILFRFWAFVRKPYYSENTVLSSMPPLRWLWQLFKVYFGFSALIVTISLTTTKLIEYLTSGNFNQDHSFDSIYEVLFFTVILAPFLEEGTFRLPLRLSAFSLASSIGIGGVLFIFLTMPSWLAEFNIILVALVVLCLLCIPTFYLLNLQPAVLDWLHPRFKKHFRWIYYFSSVAFGFAHLNNFSDLTLYHYLFIPILTLPQLYSGFFFGYARMRYGFWYGIGLHTLNNLSAAFVYIFTHITELL; from the coding sequence ATGAAAGAGGAAATTTATTCAAAAGTAATGACCTATATCTTCCTGCTCTTAATGGCTTTGTTCGCGGTTAAATGGGGTGTTAAAATTGTATTCAGAAATTCTTCCAACCGTAAAATACTTTTTCGTTTTTGGGCTTTTGTTCGTAAACCCTATTATTCAGAAAATACTGTACTTTCTTCCATGCCCCCTCTGCGTTGGTTATGGCAATTATTCAAAGTTTATTTCGGCTTTTCTGCTTTAATAGTTACCATTTCTTTAACAACAACAAAACTTATTGAATACTTAACCTCGGGGAACTTTAATCAGGACCATAGTTTTGATTCCATTTATGAGGTACTTTTTTTCACTGTTATACTTGCTCCCTTTCTAGAAGAAGGAACCTTTAGACTTCCTCTGCGATTATCTGCTTTCAGTTTAGCCTCGTCAATTGGAATCGGGGGAGTTTTATTCATTTTTCTTACTATGCCTTCGTGGCTTGCAGAGTTTAATATTATTTTAGTAGCCTTGGTTGTGCTTTGCCTGCTATGTATTCCAACATTCTATTTATTAAATCTTCAACCGGCTGTACTTGATTGGCTTCATCCAAGATTTAAAAAACATTTTCGTTGGATTTATTATTTTTCTTCTGTTGCTTTCGGGTTTGCACACCTCAACAATTTTAGTGATTTAACCCTTTATCATTATCTATTTATTCCTATATTGACGTTACCACAGCTTTATTCGGGTTTTTTCTTTGGCTATGCCCGAATGCGTTATGGGTTTTGGTATGGTATCGGACTTCATACCCTTAACAATTTATCAGCTGCATTTGTGTATATATTCACACATATAACCGAACTGTTGTAA
- a CDS encoding RluA family pseudouridine synthase, whose product MTKFDFKDLILFENEDYIVINKPPHVATINERTADKSVSILRMAKEYSFDAQVGHRLDKETSGALAIAKNPEAYRHLAMQFEHREVTKRYHAVANGLHDFDSISVFLPISPLKDGTAVKIDRQKGKAAETVFFTLKAFRRHTLVECIPITGRMHQIRIHLQCLKAPIVCDPTYGGANVLLSTLKRDYKLKQETEERPIMQRVALHAFSLSFRLMNGETIKVEAPYPKDFAVLVKLLEKNS is encoded by the coding sequence ATGACGAAATTTGATTTTAAAGATTTGATATTGTTTGAAAACGAAGATTACATCGTTATCAACAAACCGCCGCACGTAGCCACGATCAATGAGCGCACCGCCGACAAGTCGGTCAGTATCCTGCGGATGGCGAAAGAATACAGTTTTGATGCGCAGGTAGGACACCGCCTGGACAAAGAGACCTCCGGCGCATTGGCCATTGCCAAAAACCCCGAAGCGTATCGGCATTTGGCCATGCAGTTTGAGCATCGCGAAGTCACCAAACGCTACCATGCGGTGGCTAACGGCCTGCACGATTTCGACAGCATTTCGGTATTTTTGCCTATTTCCCCCCTCAAAGACGGCACAGCAGTTAAGATAGACCGTCAAAAAGGCAAAGCTGCCGAAACCGTTTTTTTTACGCTCAAAGCCTTTCGTCGGCATACCTTGGTGGAATGCATTCCCATCACGGGCCGTATGCACCAGATCCGTATCCACTTACAATGCCTCAAAGCACCCATCGTGTGCGACCCGACCTACGGTGGTGCCAATGTGCTTTTATCTACGTTAAAAAGGGATTACAAATTAAAGCAGGAAACCGAAGAACGTCCCATCATGCAACGGGTGGCTCTGCACGCATTTTCACTTTCGTTTCGGTTGATGAACGGCGAAACCATCAAAGTAGAAGCCCCTTATCCCAAAGACTTTGCGGTATTGGTGAAATTGCTGGAGAAGAACAGCTAA
- a CDS encoding PfkB family carbohydrate kinase → MSLLTVGSVAFDAIETPFGKTDKIVGGAATYITLTASYFTKKNNIIGVVGGDFPKEMIDTLEKHGVNTEGLEIKPEGKTFFWSGKYHNDMNTRDTLDTQLNVFGDFDPTIPASYQDCEYLMLGNMVPALQMTVLNRLHSRPKFVMLDTMNLWMNIALDDLKAVIAKADCLTINDEEARILSGDYSLRRAAKTIMAMGPKTLIIKKGEHGALLFQGDQVFFCPALPLEDVFDPTGAGDTFAGGFIGYLASTDDISFDNMKRAIVYGSAMASFCVEKFGSERIVGLTQEEITTRVQEFVQLAHFQI, encoded by the coding sequence ATGAGTTTATTAACAGTAGGCTCAGTGGCTTTTGATGCTATTGAGACCCCATTCGGAAAAACGGATAAAATTGTGGGGGGAGCTGCCACTTACATTACACTTACCGCCTCCTATTTCACTAAGAAGAATAATATCATCGGAGTGGTAGGCGGTGATTTTCCGAAAGAAATGATTGATACTCTCGAAAAACACGGCGTCAATACGGAAGGGCTGGAAATTAAGCCTGAAGGAAAAACATTCTTTTGGTCGGGCAAATACCACAATGATATGAATACCCGCGATACGTTGGATACTCAACTCAATGTTTTTGGTGATTTTGACCCTACGATTCCCGCTTCTTATCAGGATTGCGAATATTTAATGCTGGGCAACATGGTGCCGGCACTTCAGATGACCGTTTTGAATCGCCTTCATAGCCGCCCTAAGTTTGTCATGCTGGATACCATGAACTTATGGATGAATATTGCACTGGATGACCTGAAAGCGGTCATTGCAAAAGCAGACTGTTTGACCATCAACGACGAAGAAGCACGTATCCTCTCCGGAGACTATTCCTTGCGCCGTGCCGCCAAGACGATAATGGCAATGGGCCCTAAAACATTGATCATTAAGAAAGGCGAACACGGAGCACTGCTGTTTCAGGGCGATCAGGTATTTTTCTGCCCGGCCTTACCGCTTGAAGACGTATTTGACCCCACCGGTGCCGGCGATACCTTTGCGGGTGGATTTATCGGCTACCTTGCCAGCACCGACGATATCAGCTTTGACAACATGAAGCGCGCCATCGTGTACGGTTCGGCCATGGCTTCATTCTGCGTAGAGAAATTTGGCTCTGAACGAATCGTTGGCCTGACACAGGAAGAAATTACCACCCGCGTGCAGGAATTTGTGCAATTGGCGCATTTTCAGATCTGA
- a CDS encoding GumC family protein: MKRIMRVLWSRWYWILGALTVTTAGCLIFLQMAKPRYVAEVLLRYNDKQTEFDELNKIIQPDAGVQEYLTEKYVIKSEEVINGALERLKYPFTFYTESTFLTEDVYPFKPFTADIVSYESSEYEYGTFEIQPGGVITYKAESGEEIKRFDLAKDTVIAVKGLSFKVNSVATFTQEYGFTYNDIYAMRERMDSQIHVDEAEHNMPILTISFTYHNRKFTQDFLQKLIESYQRYDLEQKKRSSNLTIDFIREQIKIYFDALRKSSSELEKYKQGRSVPNLQASMSDVMGQITGLKTQKNLLEIQKSYINLLEQSLSNRFEPINIGTIGLDNNSDGMLVRLVSELNKLILDRKGLTIGKNLSVNNPVVKAADDEIERMREQILSNIKVQRQKNDGTLKIINGNLSLLESRLNALPSVERELSYLQNDRDVNEKIYLLLINKEIETSIMKAGMLPSFTVLTRTDSYKVYPRGARLLMLSVLFGLLIGLGSIFLVRYLNGKFTEIPKIGQNSHVKLLGTIHRYQEKVQNNEKDLLHFLDNRSLFAESVNNVRTNLNFLVIDSNTKGKLLVITSEVSGEGKSFVTLNLATSLTKVGKKVLIIVSDLRRSKLHKFFNNNNRIGLSTFLTGKADDYRKVIRHSVIEGLDYVPAGPVPFNPTELIQNERFENMIEACRQEYDFVLIDTAPIGLVSDNIPLLRKSDLVIFIIRWLYSNEEAYLLADQIADELELKSVGVIVNDFYRDDLYASLASASYYASKGYGYNYKYTYDYYGKSNGYYTDESTKEKSLLKRGFHRVIKLFQRT; encoded by the coding sequence GTGAAACGCATTATGCGAGTCCTTTGGAGTCGCTGGTATTGGATTTTGGGGGCCTTGACCGTTACAACCGCCGGGTGCCTTATCTTTTTACAAATGGCCAAGCCGCGCTACGTGGCCGAGGTACTTTTAAGGTACAATGATAAGCAAACGGAATTTGATGAGCTCAACAAAATCATTCAACCCGATGCCGGTGTGCAGGAATACCTGACCGAAAAGTACGTTATCAAATCCGAAGAAGTCATCAACGGTGCCTTGGAGCGACTGAAGTATCCCTTTACGTTTTATACCGAATCCACTTTCCTGACAGAAGACGTGTACCCTTTTAAGCCGTTTACGGCCGATATCGTTTCGTACGAATCGAGCGAATACGAGTACGGGACGTTTGAAATTCAACCCGGTGGGGTAATTACCTACAAAGCTGAATCCGGTGAAGAAATTAAGCGTTTTGACTTGGCTAAAGATACGGTGATTGCCGTCAAAGGTCTTTCTTTTAAAGTCAATTCAGTAGCTACATTCACGCAGGAATATGGATTTACATACAATGACATTTATGCCATGCGCGAACGCATGGACAGCCAAATTCACGTGGATGAAGCTGAGCATAATATGCCGATCCTGACCATTTCTTTTACGTATCATAATCGAAAATTTACGCAGGATTTTTTGCAAAAACTGATTGAGTCCTACCAAAGATACGACCTCGAACAAAAGAAGCGCTCATCCAACCTGACCATTGATTTTATTCGTGAACAAATCAAAATATACTTTGATGCGTTAAGAAAATCTTCTTCCGAACTGGAAAAATACAAACAGGGACGCTCAGTGCCTAACCTTCAGGCATCTATGTCGGATGTAATGGGGCAAATTACGGGTCTCAAAACTCAAAAGAATCTCCTTGAAATTCAGAAATCGTACATCAATCTCTTGGAACAGAGTCTTTCCAACCGATTTGAACCCATCAACATCGGTACCATCGGGCTTGATAACAACAGTGATGGAATGCTGGTACGGTTAGTGTCGGAATTGAACAAACTTATTTTGGACCGTAAAGGATTGACCATTGGTAAAAATCTGAGTGTCAATAACCCTGTTGTCAAGGCCGCCGACGATGAAATTGAACGCATGCGTGAACAAATTTTGAGCAATATCAAGGTACAGCGCCAAAAAAACGACGGAACGCTCAAAATCATTAACGGAAATCTTTCTCTGCTCGAAAGTCGTCTGAACGCCCTGCCTTCCGTGGAGCGTGAGTTAAGTTATCTTCAAAATGACCGTGATGTCAACGAAAAGATCTATTTACTGCTCATCAATAAAGAAATAGAAACCTCCATCATGAAGGCCGGCATGCTGCCTTCATTTACGGTACTGACCCGAACAGACTCGTATAAGGTCTATCCCAGAGGTGCCCGATTATTGATGCTGTCGGTTTTGTTTGGCCTGCTGATTGGGCTTGGCTCCATTTTCCTCGTCCGCTATCTCAACGGGAAGTTTACCGAAATACCCAAAATCGGCCAAAACAGCCATGTCAAACTGCTCGGGACCATTCACCGATATCAGGAAAAAGTGCAGAACAACGAAAAAGACCTCCTGCATTTTCTGGACAACCGCTCACTTTTTGCCGAGTCGGTCAACAACGTACGTACTAATTTAAACTTCCTTGTCATCGACTCCAATACCAAAGGCAAACTTCTGGTCATTACCTCTGAAGTATCCGGCGAAGGAAAGTCATTTGTAACGCTCAATTTGGCTACATCACTGACCAAAGTCGGCAAGAAAGTACTGATCATTGTTTCAGACCTGCGCCGCTCAAAACTTCATAAATTTTTCAATAACAACAACAGGATAGGGTTAAGCACCTTCCTGACGGGCAAAGCGGATGATTACCGAAAAGTGATCCGGCATTCCGTCATTGAAGGGTTAGACTATGTCCCTGCGGGCCCGGTCCCGTTCAACCCTACCGAACTCATTCAAAACGAACGTTTCGAAAATATGATTGAGGCATGTCGGCAAGAATATGACTTTGTGCTGATAGATACGGCCCCCATCGGTTTGGTATCTGATAACATTCCTCTGCTTCGCAAAAGCGACCTGGTTATTTTTATCATTCGCTGGCTGTACTCAAACGAAGAAGCCTATTTGCTGGCCGATCAAATCGCCGATGAACTTGAACTCAAATCCGTTGGGGTGATCGTTAATGATTTTTACCGCGATGACCTGTATGCATCGCTCGCTTCGGCTTCGTATTATGCTTCCAAGGGCTATGGATACAATTATAAATACACCTACGATTACTACGGAAAGTCCAATGGGTATTATACCGACGAAAGCACCAAAGAGAAATCCCTGCTAAAAAGGGGCTTTCACCGGGTTATAAAGCTGTTTCAGCGTACGTAA
- a CDS encoding ribonuclease HII, with product MLQPFYHPHLIEAGLDEVGRGCLAGPVVAAAVVLPKHYLNPLLNDSKQLTKAQRNQLRNEIAEAALAWAVAEVSNGEIDEINILRASFLAMHRAVDQLTLRPEHLLVDGNRFTPYPFLPHTCIIKGDSKFMSIAAASVLAKTYRDDLMERLSEEFPHYGWAQNVGYPTPIHRRAIEEFGPCQHHRMSFKLI from the coding sequence ATGCTGCAACCTTTTTATCATCCGCATCTCATTGAAGCAGGGCTGGATGAAGTAGGCCGCGGATGCCTGGCGGGCCCCGTAGTGGCGGCGGCCGTTGTTTTACCTAAACACTACCTGAACCCTTTGCTCAATGATTCCAAGCAACTGACCAAAGCGCAGCGAAATCAATTGCGCAATGAGATCGCTGAAGCAGCCTTGGCGTGGGCCGTAGCGGAAGTCTCCAACGGGGAAATTGATGAGATCAACATTTTGAGGGCGAGTTTTCTGGCCATGCACCGTGCCGTAGATCAACTGACGCTGCGCCCCGAGCATTTGTTGGTCGACGGAAATCGCTTTACGCCGTATCCGTTTTTGCCTCATACCTGTATCATCAAAGGGGATTCAAAATTTATGAGTATTGCGGCAGCATCCGTTTTGGCCAAAACCTACCGTGACGATCTCATGGAGCGCCTTTCGGAAGAGTTTCCGCACTACGGCTGGGCGCAGAATGTGGGCTATCCTACGCCGATTCATCGACGGGCCATTGAAGAGTTCGGGCCGTGTCAGCACCACCGAATGTCGTTTAAGTTGATATGA
- a CDS encoding tyrosine-protein phosphatase: MALFSFLKGPKSNPSLPLSLASLESDWHCHVLPGIDDGCQNEAQSLEMLLCYTAMGIKKIVATPHVRADFYKNTHTTISAAFQKVQHLIQTHNLPLLMEASAEYYADENFFQLITENQLMPIDNQYILFELPMQNPGLWGTKMIEMLQKKGYTPLLAHPERYRYWHNKPQEWSLWKNTGVCFQLNLLSLTGYYGAAERRAAEQLLEADYIDAVGTDAHGVRHLQKLNELTQNSLFDNLQQLPLLNRLG; this comes from the coding sequence ATGGCTTTATTTTCGTTTTTAAAAGGTCCCAAAAGCAACCCCTCACTGCCCCTGTCGCTGGCGAGTTTGGAGAGCGATTGGCACTGCCATGTACTCCCGGGAATTGATGATGGCTGCCAAAACGAAGCTCAGAGTTTGGAAATGCTGTTGTGTTATACAGCGATGGGCATCAAAAAAATAGTGGCAACCCCTCACGTACGGGCCGATTTTTATAAAAATACCCACACAACTATCTCCGCAGCCTTTCAAAAAGTACAGCATCTTATTCAAACGCATAACCTGCCGTTGCTCATGGAAGCATCAGCAGAGTACTATGCCGATGAGAATTTTTTCCAACTCATCACTGAGAATCAATTAATGCCCATTGATAATCAATACATTTTGTTTGAATTGCCCATGCAAAACCCCGGTTTGTGGGGAACTAAAATGATAGAAATGCTTCAAAAAAAAGGCTATACCCCGCTGTTGGCGCATCCTGAGCGCTATCGGTATTGGCACAATAAACCGCAGGAATGGAGCCTTTGGAAAAACACCGGTGTGTGTTTTCAGCTTAATCTTTTATCACTGACGGGTTATTATGGGGCCGCTGAACGCCGGGCCGCCGAACAACTGCTCGAAGCAGATTATATTGATGCCGTCGGAACGGACGCCCACGGGGTGCGGCATTTGCAAAAATTAAATGAATTGACGCAAAATTCTCTCTTTGACAACCTACAACAATTACCTTTGCTCAACCGGTTGGGCTAA
- the glyA gene encoding serine hydroxymethyltransferase codes for MVATTTGRDTQIFDLIAKEHHRQESGIELIASENFTSQQVMEAQGSVLTNKYAEGLPGKRYYGGCEVVDQIEQIAIDRLKELFGASWANVQPHSGAQANTAVFLACLQPGDKILGFNLAHGGHLTHGSPVNISGKYFQPFFYGVEQETGLIDWDKVEVTALKERPKMIICGASAYSRDWDYVRLRAIADQIGAVLLADISHPAGLIAKGLLNDPLEHCHIVTTTTHKTLRGPRGGVIMLRNDFANPFGITTPKGEIRMMSSLLDSGVFPGTQGGPLEHVIAAKAVAFGEALSDDYAEYAVQVRKNAQAMATAFVEKGYKIISGGTDNHLLLIDLSSKGLTGKLAENTLIKADITVNKNMVPFDTKSPMVTSGMRVGTPAMTTRGLKEADMERIVDLMDTVLMNAENDAKIEAVKQEVNNWMAKVPLYL; via the coding sequence ATGGTTGCTACGACAACAGGGCGCGACACCCAAATATTTGATCTGATCGCCAAAGAACACCACCGTCAAGAGTCGGGTATTGAACTGATTGCTTCCGAAAACTTTACTTCTCAGCAGGTAATGGAAGCACAGGGAAGCGTGTTGACCAATAAGTACGCCGAGGGCTTGCCCGGCAAACGTTACTACGGTGGCTGCGAGGTAGTGGATCAGATCGAACAGATTGCAATTGATCGTCTCAAAGAATTGTTTGGTGCTTCCTGGGCCAATGTACAGCCCCACTCAGGCGCACAGGCCAATACCGCCGTTTTTTTGGCGTGCCTGCAACCCGGTGATAAAATCTTAGGTTTCAATCTGGCACACGGCGGTCACCTGACGCACGGGTCGCCGGTCAATATTTCGGGTAAATATTTTCAGCCATTCTTTTACGGAGTGGAGCAGGAAACCGGCTTGATCGATTGGGATAAAGTAGAGGTCACTGCCCTGAAAGAGCGTCCTAAAATGATCATCTGCGGTGCTTCGGCCTACAGCCGTGACTGGGATTATGTGCGTCTGCGGGCCATTGCCGATCAGATAGGGGCGGTTCTTTTGGCGGATATTTCACACCCGGCCGGCCTGATTGCCAAAGGTTTATTGAACGATCCGCTGGAACATTGCCATATCGTAACCACTACTACGCACAAAACCCTGCGCGGTCCGCGCGGCGGGGTGATCATGCTGCGCAATGATTTTGCCAACCCCTTCGGAATCACTACGCCCAAAGGAGAGATTCGTATGATGTCGTCTTTGCTGGATTCGGGGGTATTCCCGGGTACGCAGGGCGGGCCGTTGGAGCATGTGATCGCAGCTAAAGCCGTGGCTTTTGGGGAAGCATTAAGCGATGATTATGCCGAATATGCCGTGCAGGTGCGCAAAAATGCACAGGCCATGGCCACCGCGTTTGTTGAGAAAGGCTATAAAATCATTTCGGGAGGTACCGACAACCACCTGCTGCTGATTGATTTAAGTTCTAAGGGCCTGACAGGCAAATTGGCCGAAAACACGCTGATCAAAGCCGATATTACGGTCAATAAAAACATGGTGCCGTTTGATACCAAATCGCCGATGGTCACCTCGGGAATGCGTGTCGGAACCCCCGCCATGACCACTCGCGGCCTCAAAGAAGCCGACATGGAGCGCATCGTAGACCTGATGGATACCGTATTGATGAATGCCGAAAACGACGCTAAGATCGAAGCGGTAAAACAGGAAGTAAACAACTGGATGGCAAAAGTGCCGTTGTATTTATAA